One Proteinivorax tanatarense DNA segment encodes these proteins:
- a CDS encoding PIG-L deacetylase family protein, whose protein sequence is MNYLVVVAHPDDEVLGAGATMYKLAKEGHTVNVCILSGEVNARNNKPTSEELNDDVNSSMDTIGVNKVFKGGFPNIEFNTEPHLKLVQFIEKAIEETQAEVVFTHHPADLNNDHLHTSIACQAAVRLFQRNPEITPLKELLYMEVPSATEWALNKSMGQFSPNTFIEVGEEAINKKIKALAQYRGVMRPFPHPRSDEALKGLAAYRGGQAGMRYAESFESVFKRGF, encoded by the coding sequence ATGAATTACTTGGTAGTAGTAGCGCATCCAGATGATGAAGTACTAGGTGCAGGTGCAACAATGTATAAACTAGCTAAAGAGGGGCATACGGTCAATGTTTGTATTCTCTCGGGTGAAGTAAATGCAAGAAATAATAAACCAACATCCGAAGAGCTAAATGATGATGTAAATAGTTCAATGGATACAATTGGTGTTAATAAAGTTTTCAAAGGTGGTTTTCCTAATATAGAGTTCAATACCGAACCACATCTAAAACTAGTACAGTTTATTGAAAAGGCTATAGAAGAAACCCAAGCAGAGGTGGTATTTACCCACCATCCAGCTGACTTAAATAATGATCATCTTCATACATCGATAGCCTGCCAGGCCGCAGTAAGGTTGTTTCAGCGCAACCCAGAAATAACACCCCTTAAAGAACTACTATATATGGAAGTTCCTTCGGCTACAGAATGGGCACTTAATAAAAGCATGGGGCAGTTTTCTCCTAATACTTTTATTGAAGTAGGAGAAGAAGCTATTAATAAAAAGATTAAAGCCTTAGCCCAATATAGAGGGGTTATGAGACCTTTTCCACACCCTCGGAGTGACGAAGCACTAAAGGGGCTTGCAGCGTATAGGGGTGGTCAAGCAGGTATGAGATATGCCGAAAGTTTTGAAAGTGTCTTTAAAAGAGGATTTTAA
- a CDS encoding formyltransferase family protein translates to MSRKIAFATCVQLGLSCIEEIYRIGGNLDLLISLNDGRDKKKSGRVYLDAIAEKYNVPLIKINNINDAEVIESLKEHNIDWLFIIGWSQIARKDVLNAPSKGCIGMHPTLLPIGRGRAAIPWAIIKGLDKTGVTMFKLDEGVDTGDIIGQGVIEINKGTTATKLYKKVNDTHVELISKYWGDIVNDKVNPIKQDDSKATEWPGRKPEDGELSRSMTMDEADKLVRAVTHPYPGAFYKVNDRVIRVWSAKVDSSEGEIKLRDGYLTPIDYEIEG, encoded by the coding sequence GTGAGTAGGAAAATAGCGTTTGCAACTTGTGTCCAATTAGGACTAAGTTGTATAGAGGAGATTTATCGTATTGGCGGCAACCTTGATTTGTTAATATCCCTTAATGACGGTAGGGATAAGAAAAAGTCAGGTAGGGTTTATCTTGATGCAATAGCTGAAAAGTACAATGTGCCGCTTATCAAAATTAATAATATTAATGATGCAGAAGTTATTGAGTCTCTTAAAGAGCACAATATCGACTGGTTGTTTATTATAGGATGGTCACAAATTGCAAGAAAAGATGTGCTGAATGCACCGTCAAAGGGTTGTATAGGTATGCATCCAACACTACTTCCAATAGGAAGAGGAAGGGCAGCAATCCCATGGGCGATAATCAAAGGACTTGATAAAACGGGTGTCACCATGTTTAAGCTTGACGAGGGTGTAGATACGGGAGATATTATCGGCCAAGGTGTTATCGAAATCAATAAAGGTACAACTGCTACAAAACTTTATAAGAAAGTCAATGATACACATGTCGAACTTATTTCAAAATACTGGGGAGACATCGTTAATGATAAAGTAAATCCTATAAAACAGGATGATTCAAAGGCTACTGAGTGGCCAGGCAGAAAACCAGAAGATGGTGAGTTATCAAGATCAATGACCATGGATGAAGCGGACAAATTGGTAAGGGCTGTAACTCATCCATACCCAGGCGCTTTTTATAAAGTCAATGATAGAGTGATAAGGGTATGGTCAGCTAAGGTTGATTCAAGTGAAGGTGAAATCAAATTACGAGATGGGTACTTAACACCTATCGATTATGAAATTGAGGGATAA
- a CDS encoding four helix bundle protein: protein MYTDVSKLQVHQKSHKLVLKVYAITKEFPKEEQFGLTSQMRRAAVSVPSNISEGKARGSNKDYRRFLLMSRGSLAELTYQLLLAKDLKYIEADQYEDLLNLADEVGKMLNGLIGRL from the coding sequence ATGTACACTGACGTAAGCAAATTACAAGTACATCAAAAATCTCATAAATTAGTATTGAAGGTTTATGCAATAACCAAAGAGTTTCCCAAAGAAGAGCAGTTTGGCTTAACTTCTCAGATGAGAAGGGCTGCAGTTTCTGTGCCCAGTAACATATCTGAGGGAAAAGCAAGAGGTTCAAACAAAGATTACCGAAGGTTTTTGTTAATGTCTAGAGGTTCTTTAGCTGAATTAACCTATCAGTTGCTTTTGGCGAAAGATCTTAAGTATATAGAGGCAGACCAATACGAAGATCTTTTAAATCTAGCTGATGAAGTGGGTAAGATGTTGAATGGACTGATTGGAAGGCTGTAG
- a CDS encoding sugar transferase, whose protein sequence is MQKAIKRLIDIVLSLIVIVVFLPIWIIVAILIKITSKGPIFFLQDRPGQHKKIFKVYKFRTMKPGSDKMVKGQEVMKDDDRVTSIGKFLRRTKIDEIPQTLNVLKGEMSLVGPRPERIASLEEYDDKISKRLNMKPGMTGLAQVSGNIYLGLQERYKFDIYYVEHFSIWLDVKIIFRTVGVVLFGEDRYVDKCLVNLNSSQRGASL, encoded by the coding sequence ATGCAAAAGGCAATTAAAAGATTAATAGACATTGTTCTCTCTTTAATAGTTATAGTAGTATTTTTACCTATATGGATTATTGTTGCCATTTTAATTAAAATAACTTCAAAAGGGCCTATATTTTTTTTACAAGACAGACCAGGACAGCACAAGAAGATATTTAAAGTTTACAAGTTTAGAACTATGAAGCCTGGTTCGGATAAGATGGTTAAAGGGCAAGAGGTTATGAAGGATGATGATAGAGTAACTTCCATTGGTAAGTTTTTAAGAAGAACAAAAATAGACGAGATTCCACAGACACTTAACGTCCTGAAGGGGGAAATGAGCCTTGTTGGCCCCAGACCAGAAAGAATTGCTTCTCTTGAAGAATACGATGATAAAATATCAAAGAGGCTTAATATGAAGCCAGGGATGACAGGTCTTGCTCAGGTGAGCGGGAATATTTACTTGGGTCTTCAAGAAAGATATAAGTTTGATATTTATTATGTAGAACATTTTAGCATATGGTTGGATGTTAAGATAATCTTTAGAACTGTGGGAGTTGTGCTATTTGGTGAGGATAGATACGTAGATAAGTGTTTGGTTAATCTGAATTCTAGTCAAAGGGGTGCTTCTCTATGA